The Plantactinospora sp. KBS50 sequence CTCCGATGCAGCTGCTCAAGCAAGTGCGTCTGAACGCGTGCCGTGACACGTTGCATGACCCGAGGGCCAGGGCGATGACCATAAAAGCGGTCCACACCAGCCACGGCTACGGTCGCTCCGACCAGTTTGCCCGGGATTTCAAGAAGCAGTTCGGGGTGTCGCCCAAGGAGTTCCGTCTACACACCGATCCGCTGTGATCCGCCCCCGATTGGCGAGTGTGGGTCGCGGGCTCGTCTTCCCCGCCAGGAAGACAACCGCCACCGAATTATCCTCCGTGGACAGCAACAAAAAGCATCACGTCCCGCGGTTGGATCACCCGCCGGCGCGTTCATGCGTCCAGATTCACGTCACGGTCACCGTGCCCCCTCGTATTTCGTTATTGATGTGCGTAGCCGCCAGCAATCCTCGGCCGGTCCTAAACGTGTTAGACAAGGCTATGCACCTCCTGCACACACTTGTCACGGGGTGATCAGGTCGCAGCCAAACCAGCATCGGCCCGTGGATCCAACGGCTCTGTCTCGCATTCGGCGCTCACCGAAGGCATTCGACGTGGTCAAGACCCGATCGGCCGATCAGGGTCGGCCCCGCGCGGGTGGGGGCGAGCGTCCGGTCAGCGGCTGCCGTAGAAGACCTCTTCCAGGGCCAGTGCCGCGCCGCCGACGACGCCGGGGGTACGCAGTGATGGCCGTCTGATCCGGAACTCGTCGCGGAGGACGGGGTAGACGGCTGATCTCGTGGCGGCATGGACATCGTCCATCAGCGACTCGGACGCGGCCTCGAACATGCCGCCGAGCAGGATGAGCTGGGGGTTGAAGAGGTTCACCACGTTGGCCAGGGCCGCCGCCAGGTGCTGTACGAGTTCGGCGCGGATCCGCCGGGCCGCGTCGTCGCCCGCCGCCGCCAGGGCTTCCACGACGGCCAGCGGGGACGTCGGGGGCGCCCCGTCCTGCGGCATGATGCCTGCGCCGATCGCGCTGTCCAGCAGGCTGGTCTCGGAGACGACCGTCTCCAGGCAGCCCCGGGCCCCGCACGCGCAGGTACGTCCGCTGCTCACCGCGCGTACGTGGCCGAGTTCGCTGAGCCCGTGGATGCCGGCGTAGAAGGGTTTGCGGTCCAGGACCAGACCCAGCCCGAGTCCCGTCTTGATGTGCACGTACGCCAGGTCCCGTACGTCGTGGCGGCCGTAGAGGGTCTCGGCGAGTGCCATCGCGCGCACGTTGTGGTCCACGAAGACCGGGATGTTGAGCCGTGCTTCGAGGAGATCGGCGATGGGTACGTGGCGCCAGCCGAGGTGCACCGACATCAGGTTGGTACGCCGTTTGGTGTCGACGGGACCCGGCGCCGCGACGCCGATGGCGAGGCAGGGCGCGCTCTCCGCCTCGGCCAGCAGCTTCTCGATCGCGGTGGTCACCTTGTCGAGGACGACGGTGGGGTCGGTGGCGGGATCGAAGGCGAACGAGTCCTCGGTGAGCGTCTCGGCGCGGGCGTTGGTGAGGCCGAGGTTGACCACTCCGACACCGAGTTGCACGCCGCACACGGTGGCGGCGTCGGGCACCGCAGCCAGGGGAATCGCCGGGCGCCCCACCCGTGTCTCGGCGGCGGTGACCTGTTCTTCGATGTAGCCGCGGGCGATCAGCGGCGCGACGGTCTTGGTGATCGTGGTGGAGGAGACCTCCATCTCCGCGGCGAGTGTGGTTCGCGAGCAGGGTCCGAGGTCGCGCAGGAGCCGCATGATGGCCCGGTCGTGGTGGCCGAGTTGCTCGAAGGTGGTCGCAGAGAACCTGCGTGGCGCTCCCATGGGACTAATCTTCGCAGTCTTGCGCCGAACGGGTACCACCCTCGATCGGGGACGGTCGTTGCGTTGCGCCGGGTCGC is a genomic window containing:
- a CDS encoding ROK family transcriptional regulator — encoded protein: MGAPRRFSATTFEQLGHHDRAIMRLLRDLGPCSRTTLAAEMEVSSTTITKTVAPLIARGYIEEQVTAAETRVGRPAIPLAAVPDAATVCGVQLGVGVVNLGLTNARAETLTEDSFAFDPATDPTVVLDKVTTAIEKLLAEAESAPCLAIGVAAPGPVDTKRRTNLMSVHLGWRHVPIADLLEARLNIPVFVDHNVRAMALAETLYGRHDVRDLAYVHIKTGLGLGLVLDRKPFYAGIHGLSELGHVRAVSSGRTCACGARGCLETVVSETSLLDSAIGAGIMPQDGAPPTSPLAVVEALAAAGDDAARRIRAELVQHLAAALANVVNLFNPQLILLGGMFEAASESLMDDVHAATRSAVYPVLRDEFRIRRPSLRTPGVVGGAALALEEVFYGSR